The Ahaetulla prasina isolate Xishuangbanna chromosome 14, ASM2864084v1, whole genome shotgun sequence genome includes a region encoding these proteins:
- the LOC131185107 gene encoding uncharacterized protein LOC131185107 isoform X3, translated as MPLYIIKYYIEVQRKENSFQSSGLTWDEAENFYLHPVYLTEQRTKEHNFAKIKLEAFLRAYIGNAEECNRKIQGNLAKQKEVEKLIKKMARDYVPDRINEVKMKSRTRQNKMSCSLSKLYLNAIPPLSPEEVKRLVSSASKLIVAATSKMSPEEMEKTQECKRRETKSVKSFSDGRKKDFSTILFHENQAKRGQRTRQSDKEIKRKAKASSITPAKSKRISSVAAWNTPQKAFVPSLKGADNVGVHSYTPFKIRRQESSSKPGEGVSGKKCPPRKPLAARPSQTLGSKAHEDRPQRSVILKTEEQKVSQGNGYRPSARLTAEICSSQHSTTGKKTRKQFSSEMISRSSILKRVSDPKSHHPNDPRGKFVKCSQRNGPKGERESSDSLPRTASKCHQVNFANWESLGLERDRVRGSHGDGDGDAAATAPSIEKCGLTEGHNGDCVSTVQQGPPFPHELGQEMTREVPPDRTRSESDQSFSSKEPRDARAGGDHVDSLPSRERVLESKSCKRGAICIPPTAPAGCCCSELPSYCVCEIKEGHEIGFPGKTAALLKSLAGEQSDKEFANSSLSSSARSFGWFGEQMGENITLMKEGINPKMETFLQKLLKAPENGTIPQEASHQYEKQK; from the exons ATGCCGCTCTATATTAT AAAGTACTACATTGAGGTGCAGAGGAAGGAAAACTCCTTCCAGTCGTCAGGCCTCACCTGGGATGAGGCCGAAAACTTCTATTTG CACCCTGTTTACCTGACTGAGCAGAGGACAAAGGAACATAATTTTGCCAAGATTAAGCTGGAAGCATTCCTCCGAGCCTATATCGGCAACGCTGAAGAATGTAACAGGAAAATCCAGGGAAACCTGGCCAAGCAAAAGGAAGTGGAAAAGCTTATTAAAAAGATGGCCCGA GATTATGTACCTGACAGAATAAACGAGGTGAAAATGAAGAGCAGGACGAG GCAAAACAAGATGTCCTGCAGCCTCTCCAAATTATATTTGAACGCTATACCGCCATTGTCCCCGGAAGAAGTGAAAAGACTGGTGTCATCAGCATCCAAGCTTATCGTCGCTGCG ACTTCGAAAATGTCTcctgaagaaatggaaaaaactcAAGAATGTAAGAGAAGAGAGACGAAAAGTGTTAAGAGTTTCAGCGATGGTCGCAAGAAGGATTTTTCCACCATCCTTTTTCATGAGAATCAGGCAAAAAG AGGCCAACGAACAAGACAAAGCGATAAAGAGATAAAGAGGAAAGCCAAAGCTTCCAGTATCACTCCTGCTAAatcaaagagaatttcttccgtGGCCGCTTGGAATACTCCGCAGAAGGCCTTTGTACCCTCTTTGAAAGGTGCAGATAACGTTGGCGTGCATTCTTACACACCATTTAAAATCAGAAGACAGGAGTCCTCTTCCAAACCTGGTGAAGGTGTTTCAGGCAAGAAATGTccacctagaaagcctctggctgCAAGACCAAGCCAGACTCTTGGCTCCAAAGCCCATGAAGATCGGCCTCAACGCTCGGTCATCTTGAAAACTGAAGAGCAGAAAGTCTCGCAAGGAAATGGCTATCGTCCCTCTGCCAGATTAACAGCTGAGATTTGCAGCAGCCAGCATTCAACCACCGGAAAAAAGACCAGAAAGCAATTCAGTTCCGAAATGATTTCCAGGTCCTCTATCCTGAAAAGGGTCAGCGATCCTAAATCCCATCACCCCAACGATCCCAGAGGAAAGTTTGTGAAATGCAGCCAAAGGAACGGGCCTAAAGGTGAACGGGAAAGCAGCGATTCACTACCCCGAACCGCTTCCAAATGCCATCAGGTCAACTTTGCCAATTGGGAATCTCTCGGCTTGGAGCGGGATAGAGTCAGAGGCTCTCATGGTGACGGTGATGGTGACGCCGCTGCCACTGCGCCTTCCATAGAGAAATGTGGGCTCACAGAAGGACACAACGGTGATTGTGTTTCTACAGTCCAGCAAGGACCGCCTTTTCCGCACGAGCTTGGCCAGGAAATGACTCGAGAAGTACCTCCTGATCGGACCAGGAGCGAATCCGACCAGTCGTTCTCTTCGAAGGAGCCCAGAGACGCTCGTGCGGGAGGGGATCACGTCGATAGCTTGCCTAGTCGAGAACGCGTGTTAGAATCCAAGTCCTGTAAACGAGGGGCGATCTGTATCCCGCCCACGGCTCCAGCTGGTTGCTGTTGTTCCGAACTACCAAGTTACTGTGTGTGTGAAATCAAGGAAGGGCACGAGATCGGATTTCCTGGGAAAACTGCAGCGCTGTTGAAAAGTTTGGCTGGGGAACAATCCGACAAGGAGTTCGCCAACTCGTCTCTCTCGAGCAGTGCAAGATCGTTTGGTTGGTTCGGCGAGCAGATG
- the COQ7 gene encoding 5-demethoxyubiquinone hydroxylase, mitochondrial isoform X2, producing the protein MAKAAAGCGLLLIREQCLLGVRWEGAKRRWGLQFLRSPYRFCSSRIVLDDINKPMIDRIIRVDHAGEYGANRIYAGQMAVLGRSSVGPVIRQMWEQEKDHLKQMKDLVILYRVRPTILLPLWDVAGYMLGAGTALLGKKAAMACTVAVEESVAVHYNNQIRVLVEEDPEKYKELLQIIKKFRDEEMEHHDTGLEYDAELTPGYSILKSAIQIGCKAAIFLSERI; encoded by the exons ATGGCGAAGGCCGCGGCAGGCTGTGGCCTTCTGCTGATCCGTGAGCAGTGCCTGCTCGGCGTCCGCTGGGAAG GTGCAAAAAGAAGATGGGGCTTGCAATTCCTACGCTCCCCTTACAGGTTTTGTAGCAGCAGAATAGTTTTGGATGATATCAACAAGCCGATGATTGACCGAATAATCAGAGTGGATCACGCGGGTGAATATGGGGCAAATCGCATTTATGCCGGTCAGATGGCTGTCTTAGGCAGAAGTTCAGTAGGACCAGTCATTCGT CAAATGTGGGAACAAGAAAAGGACCATTTGAAACAAATGAAGGACTTGGTGATTTTGTACAGAGTCCGTCCAACCATTTTGTTACCTCTGTGGGACGTTGCAGGTTATATGTTAG GTGCTGGCACAGCTTTGCTTGGGAAAAAAGCTGCCATGGCCTGCACGGTGGCTGTGGAAGAAAGCGTTGCTGTGCATTACAACAACCAGATCAGGGTCCTCGTAGAAGAAGACCCCGAGAAATACAAGGAGTTATTACAG atCATCAAGAAATTTCGCGATGAAGAGATGGAGCATCACGACACTGGGCTTGAGTACGATGCTGAATTG ACTCCGGGATATTCAATTTTGAAGAGTGCTATACAAATCGGATGTAAAGCAGCGATATTTTTATCGGAAAGAATTTAA
- the LOC131185107 gene encoding uncharacterized protein LOC131185107 isoform X2 translates to MGSFYPIGGHCRQFGKRHFLRRLSGKPQNAIQALGCVESCVVWAHRAGSMAAGLLGGLGSERRLVRSVAHRLKYYIEVQRKENSFQSSGLTWDEAENFYLHPVYLTEQRTKEHNFAKIKLEAFLRAYIGNAEECNRKIQGNLAKQKEDYVPDRINEVKMKSRTRQNKMSCSLSKLYLNAIPPLSPEEVKRLVSSASKLIVAATSKMSPEEMEKTQECKRRETKSVKSFSDGRKKDFSTILFHENQAKRGQRTRQSDKEIKRKAKASSITPAKSKRISSVAAWNTPQKAFVPSLKGADNVGVHSYTPFKIRRQESSSKPGEGVSGKKCPPRKPLAARPSQTLGSKAHEDRPQRSVILKTEEQKVSQGNGYRPSARLTAEICSSQHSTTGKKTRKQFSSEMISRSSILKRVSDPKSHHPNDPRGKFVKCSQRNGPKGERESSDSLPRTASKCHQVNFANWESLGLERDRVRGSHGDGDGDAAATAPSIEKCGLTEGHNGDCVSTVQQGPPFPHELGQEMTREVPPDRTRSESDQSFSSKEPRDARAGGDHVDSLPSRERVLESKSCKRGAICIPPTAPAGCCCSELPSYCVCEIKEGHEIGFPGKTAALLKSLAGEQSDKEFANSSLSSSARSFGWFGEQMGENITLMKEGINPKMETFLQKLLKAPENGTIPQEASHQYEKQK, encoded by the exons ATGGGATCCTTTTATCCCATTGGAGGACACTGCCGTCAATTCGGCAAAAGGCACTTCCTTCGGAGGTTGTCAGGGAAACCACAGAACGCGATCCAGGCTCTGGGTTGTGTGGAGTCGTGCGTCGTTTGGGCTCACCGGGCCGGATCGATGGCGGCGGGGCTGCTGGGCGGCTTGGGGTCGGAGCGAAGGCTGGTCCGCTCGGTGGCTCATCGGCT AAAGTACTACATTGAGGTGCAGAGGAAGGAAAACTCCTTCCAGTCGTCAGGCCTCACCTGGGATGAGGCCGAAAACTTCTATTTG CACCCTGTTTACCTGACTGAGCAGAGGACAAAGGAACATAATTTTGCCAAGATTAAGCTGGAAGCATTCCTCCGAGCCTATATCGGCAACGCTGAAGAATGTAACAGGAAAATCCAGGGAAACCTGGCCAAGCAAAAGGAA GATTATGTACCTGACAGAATAAACGAGGTGAAAATGAAGAGCAGGACGAG GCAAAACAAGATGTCCTGCAGCCTCTCCAAATTATATTTGAACGCTATACCGCCATTGTCCCCGGAAGAAGTGAAAAGACTGGTGTCATCAGCATCCAAGCTTATCGTCGCTGCG ACTTCGAAAATGTCTcctgaagaaatggaaaaaactcAAGAATGTAAGAGAAGAGAGACGAAAAGTGTTAAGAGTTTCAGCGATGGTCGCAAGAAGGATTTTTCCACCATCCTTTTTCATGAGAATCAGGCAAAAAG AGGCCAACGAACAAGACAAAGCGATAAAGAGATAAAGAGGAAAGCCAAAGCTTCCAGTATCACTCCTGCTAAatcaaagagaatttcttccgtGGCCGCTTGGAATACTCCGCAGAAGGCCTTTGTACCCTCTTTGAAAGGTGCAGATAACGTTGGCGTGCATTCTTACACACCATTTAAAATCAGAAGACAGGAGTCCTCTTCCAAACCTGGTGAAGGTGTTTCAGGCAAGAAATGTccacctagaaagcctctggctgCAAGACCAAGCCAGACTCTTGGCTCCAAAGCCCATGAAGATCGGCCTCAACGCTCGGTCATCTTGAAAACTGAAGAGCAGAAAGTCTCGCAAGGAAATGGCTATCGTCCCTCTGCCAGATTAACAGCTGAGATTTGCAGCAGCCAGCATTCAACCACCGGAAAAAAGACCAGAAAGCAATTCAGTTCCGAAATGATTTCCAGGTCCTCTATCCTGAAAAGGGTCAGCGATCCTAAATCCCATCACCCCAACGATCCCAGAGGAAAGTTTGTGAAATGCAGCCAAAGGAACGGGCCTAAAGGTGAACGGGAAAGCAGCGATTCACTACCCCGAACCGCTTCCAAATGCCATCAGGTCAACTTTGCCAATTGGGAATCTCTCGGCTTGGAGCGGGATAGAGTCAGAGGCTCTCATGGTGACGGTGATGGTGACGCCGCTGCCACTGCGCCTTCCATAGAGAAATGTGGGCTCACAGAAGGACACAACGGTGATTGTGTTTCTACAGTCCAGCAAGGACCGCCTTTTCCGCACGAGCTTGGCCAGGAAATGACTCGAGAAGTACCTCCTGATCGGACCAGGAGCGAATCCGACCAGTCGTTCTCTTCGAAGGAGCCCAGAGACGCTCGTGCGGGAGGGGATCACGTCGATAGCTTGCCTAGTCGAGAACGCGTGTTAGAATCCAAGTCCTGTAAACGAGGGGCGATCTGTATCCCGCCCACGGCTCCAGCTGGTTGCTGTTGTTCCGAACTACCAAGTTACTGTGTGTGTGAAATCAAGGAAGGGCACGAGATCGGATTTCCTGGGAAAACTGCAGCGCTGTTGAAAAGTTTGGCTGGGGAACAATCCGACAAGGAGTTCGCCAACTCGTCTCTCTCGAGCAGTGCAAGATCGTTTGGTTGGTTCGGCGAGCAGATG
- the LOC131185107 gene encoding uncharacterized protein LOC131185107 isoform X1, with translation MGSFYPIGGHCRQFGKRHFLRRLSGKPQNAIQALGCVESCVVWAHRAGSMAAGLLGGLGSERRLVRSVAHRLKYYIEVQRKENSFQSSGLTWDEAENFYLHPVYLTEQRTKEHNFAKIKLEAFLRAYIGNAEECNRKIQGNLAKQKEVEKLIKKMARDYVPDRINEVKMKSRTRQNKMSCSLSKLYLNAIPPLSPEEVKRLVSSASKLIVAATSKMSPEEMEKTQECKRRETKSVKSFSDGRKKDFSTILFHENQAKRGQRTRQSDKEIKRKAKASSITPAKSKRISSVAAWNTPQKAFVPSLKGADNVGVHSYTPFKIRRQESSSKPGEGVSGKKCPPRKPLAARPSQTLGSKAHEDRPQRSVILKTEEQKVSQGNGYRPSARLTAEICSSQHSTTGKKTRKQFSSEMISRSSILKRVSDPKSHHPNDPRGKFVKCSQRNGPKGERESSDSLPRTASKCHQVNFANWESLGLERDRVRGSHGDGDGDAAATAPSIEKCGLTEGHNGDCVSTVQQGPPFPHELGQEMTREVPPDRTRSESDQSFSSKEPRDARAGGDHVDSLPSRERVLESKSCKRGAICIPPTAPAGCCCSELPSYCVCEIKEGHEIGFPGKTAALLKSLAGEQSDKEFANSSLSSSARSFGWFGEQMGENITLMKEGINPKMETFLQKLLKAPENGTIPQEASHQYEKQK, from the exons ATGGGATCCTTTTATCCCATTGGAGGACACTGCCGTCAATTCGGCAAAAGGCACTTCCTTCGGAGGTTGTCAGGGAAACCACAGAACGCGATCCAGGCTCTGGGTTGTGTGGAGTCGTGCGTCGTTTGGGCTCACCGGGCCGGATCGATGGCGGCGGGGCTGCTGGGCGGCTTGGGGTCGGAGCGAAGGCTGGTCCGCTCGGTGGCTCATCGGCT AAAGTACTACATTGAGGTGCAGAGGAAGGAAAACTCCTTCCAGTCGTCAGGCCTCACCTGGGATGAGGCCGAAAACTTCTATTTG CACCCTGTTTACCTGACTGAGCAGAGGACAAAGGAACATAATTTTGCCAAGATTAAGCTGGAAGCATTCCTCCGAGCCTATATCGGCAACGCTGAAGAATGTAACAGGAAAATCCAGGGAAACCTGGCCAAGCAAAAGGAAGTGGAAAAGCTTATTAAAAAGATGGCCCGA GATTATGTACCTGACAGAATAAACGAGGTGAAAATGAAGAGCAGGACGAG GCAAAACAAGATGTCCTGCAGCCTCTCCAAATTATATTTGAACGCTATACCGCCATTGTCCCCGGAAGAAGTGAAAAGACTGGTGTCATCAGCATCCAAGCTTATCGTCGCTGCG ACTTCGAAAATGTCTcctgaagaaatggaaaaaactcAAGAATGTAAGAGAAGAGAGACGAAAAGTGTTAAGAGTTTCAGCGATGGTCGCAAGAAGGATTTTTCCACCATCCTTTTTCATGAGAATCAGGCAAAAAG AGGCCAACGAACAAGACAAAGCGATAAAGAGATAAAGAGGAAAGCCAAAGCTTCCAGTATCACTCCTGCTAAatcaaagagaatttcttccgtGGCCGCTTGGAATACTCCGCAGAAGGCCTTTGTACCCTCTTTGAAAGGTGCAGATAACGTTGGCGTGCATTCTTACACACCATTTAAAATCAGAAGACAGGAGTCCTCTTCCAAACCTGGTGAAGGTGTTTCAGGCAAGAAATGTccacctagaaagcctctggctgCAAGACCAAGCCAGACTCTTGGCTCCAAAGCCCATGAAGATCGGCCTCAACGCTCGGTCATCTTGAAAACTGAAGAGCAGAAAGTCTCGCAAGGAAATGGCTATCGTCCCTCTGCCAGATTAACAGCTGAGATTTGCAGCAGCCAGCATTCAACCACCGGAAAAAAGACCAGAAAGCAATTCAGTTCCGAAATGATTTCCAGGTCCTCTATCCTGAAAAGGGTCAGCGATCCTAAATCCCATCACCCCAACGATCCCAGAGGAAAGTTTGTGAAATGCAGCCAAAGGAACGGGCCTAAAGGTGAACGGGAAAGCAGCGATTCACTACCCCGAACCGCTTCCAAATGCCATCAGGTCAACTTTGCCAATTGGGAATCTCTCGGCTTGGAGCGGGATAGAGTCAGAGGCTCTCATGGTGACGGTGATGGTGACGCCGCTGCCACTGCGCCTTCCATAGAGAAATGTGGGCTCACAGAAGGACACAACGGTGATTGTGTTTCTACAGTCCAGCAAGGACCGCCTTTTCCGCACGAGCTTGGCCAGGAAATGACTCGAGAAGTACCTCCTGATCGGACCAGGAGCGAATCCGACCAGTCGTTCTCTTCGAAGGAGCCCAGAGACGCTCGTGCGGGAGGGGATCACGTCGATAGCTTGCCTAGTCGAGAACGCGTGTTAGAATCCAAGTCCTGTAAACGAGGGGCGATCTGTATCCCGCCCACGGCTCCAGCTGGTTGCTGTTGTTCCGAACTACCAAGTTACTGTGTGTGTGAAATCAAGGAAGGGCACGAGATCGGATTTCCTGGGAAAACTGCAGCGCTGTTGAAAAGTTTGGCTGGGGAACAATCCGACAAGGAGTTCGCCAACTCGTCTCTCTCGAGCAGTGCAAGATCGTTTGGTTGGTTCGGCGAGCAGATG
- the COQ7 gene encoding 5-demethoxyubiquinone hydroxylase, mitochondrial isoform X1: protein MAKAAAGCGLLLIREQCLLGVRWEGAKRRWGLQFLRSPYRFCSSRIVLDDINKPMIDRIIRVDHAGEYGANRIYAGQMAVLGRSSVGPVIRQMWEQEKDHLKQMKDLVILYRVRPTILLPLWDVAGYMLGAGTALLGKKAAMACTVAVEESVAVHYNNQIRVLVEEDPEKYKELLQIIKKFRDEEMEHHDTGLEYDAELVSWQSTRFVFLPYNLFGRRGCRKKCF from the exons ATGGCGAAGGCCGCGGCAGGCTGTGGCCTTCTGCTGATCCGTGAGCAGTGCCTGCTCGGCGTCCGCTGGGAAG GTGCAAAAAGAAGATGGGGCTTGCAATTCCTACGCTCCCCTTACAGGTTTTGTAGCAGCAGAATAGTTTTGGATGATATCAACAAGCCGATGATTGACCGAATAATCAGAGTGGATCACGCGGGTGAATATGGGGCAAATCGCATTTATGCCGGTCAGATGGCTGTCTTAGGCAGAAGTTCAGTAGGACCAGTCATTCGT CAAATGTGGGAACAAGAAAAGGACCATTTGAAACAAATGAAGGACTTGGTGATTTTGTACAGAGTCCGTCCAACCATTTTGTTACCTCTGTGGGACGTTGCAGGTTATATGTTAG GTGCTGGCACAGCTTTGCTTGGGAAAAAAGCTGCCATGGCCTGCACGGTGGCTGTGGAAGAAAGCGTTGCTGTGCATTACAACAACCAGATCAGGGTCCTCGTAGAAGAAGACCCCGAGAAATACAAGGAGTTATTACAG atCATCAAGAAATTTCGCGATGAAGAGATGGAGCATCACGACACTGGGCTTGAGTACGATGCTGAATTGGTAAGTTGGCAATCAACCAGGTTTGTTTTTCTtccctacaacctctttggccgaagaggttgtagaaaaaaatgcttttaa